A genomic window from bacterium includes:
- the ruvC gene encoding crossover junction endodeoxyribonuclease RuvC: MRVLGVDPSLRSTGYAVLDGDRRSQKVLEYGLIKTNGEDTLEHSLLHIADAIEGVVREHSPDCLAIENIFTARNSRVALQLGHVRGVVILVCQRCGLDTYPYAATRIKETVAGYGRASKEQVQHMVVRSLGLVETPPTDAADALATALTHFQWHQEIVSRS, from the coding sequence ATGCGAGTTCTGGGTGTAGACCCGAGCCTGCGATCCACCGGGTATGCCGTCCTCGATGGAGATCGCAGATCACAGAAAGTCCTCGAATACGGTCTGATCAAGACGAACGGGGAAGATACCCTGGAACACTCCCTACTCCATATCGCCGATGCCATCGAGGGGGTAGTCAGGGAACACTCCCCTGATTGCCTCGCCATCGAGAACATCTTTACCGCCAGGAACAGCCGGGTCGCTCTGCAGCTGGGTCACGTCCGCGGTGTCGTCATCCTGGTGTGCCAAAGGTGCGGACTCGACACTTACCCTTACGCCGCGACCAGGATAAAGGAAACGGTGGCCGGTTACGGCAGAGCTTCCAAGGAGCAGGTACAGCACATGGTTGTCAGATCCCTGGGACTGGTGGAGACGCCGCCTACAGACGCCGCCGACGCCCTGGCAACCGCGCTGACACATTTTCAATGGCACCAGGAGATTGTCTCAAGATCCTGA
- the ruvA gene encoding Holliday junction branch migration protein RuvA: MIALIKGKLAVKDPSGTVIVDTGAVGYRLFVSLNTLVDLPEGGEEVSLHVVTVVREDAFTLFGFSQAEEKDLFNLLVQVKGIGPKVAIALLGGLKPSDLKTAIAREDSAWISTVPGVGKKTAERIVLELKDKVGPLSDTGGSVITGVDEQLLSDVLSALANLGYQSSQGRKTVRNVLEREDGPKDFQGIIRECLKELSGRKG, encoded by the coding sequence TTGATCGCCCTCATCAAAGGTAAACTGGCCGTGAAAGACCCTTCCGGGACGGTCATCGTGGACACCGGAGCTGTGGGGTACCGGTTGTTCGTGTCCCTGAACACCCTCGTGGACCTCCCCGAGGGTGGTGAGGAGGTTTCCCTGCACGTGGTGACGGTGGTTCGCGAGGACGCCTTCACCCTTTTCGGGTTCAGCCAGGCTGAGGAGAAGGATCTATTTAACCTCCTGGTCCAGGTCAAGGGGATCGGACCCAAGGTGGCCATCGCGCTGCTGGGCGGGCTGAAACCGTCCGATCTGAAAACCGCCATTGCCCGTGAGGATTCCGCCTGGATCAGCACCGTGCCGGGTGTGGGGAAGAAGACTGCCGAGAGGATCGTTCTCGAGCTCAAGGACAAGGTAGGCCCCTTATCTGACACCGGCGGGTCCGTGATCACCGGTGTGGACGAACAACTTCTTTCCGACGTGCTGTCCGCCCTGGCCAACCTCGGCTACCAGAGCTCCCAGGGACGTAAAACCGTGAGGAATGTTCTGGAAAGGGAAGACGGGCCTAAAGATTTCCAGGGAATCATCAGGGAATGTCTGAAAGAACTGAGTGGGAGAAAAGGGTAA